Genomic segment of Streptomyces sp. NA02950:
GTGAGATCGCCCCGCCAGGTGCCGAGGAACTTCTTCGGCACCGCGCCCGGGCCCGCGCCGTCGCCGGGCGGCGTCCTGGACGGGCTGTCGGGCCGGGTGTCGCCGCGGTCGGAACCGGCGCCGGCGTCCTTGTCACTGCCGGGCAGGACGTGGAAGACCACCGCGGCGGTCGTCGCGGCGGCCAGGGCGCCCGCGACGGACAGCACGAGGGTGCAGCTGACCGCCTTGGGCCGCTTCCGGCCGCCGAGGGACGCGCTGAGCGCGACGCTGCGGGCTTGTTCCGGGACCGGGGACGGGGACGGCGGTGCCGGGGCCGACGGCCCCGGGTGCGGTGGTGCCGGGGCGGGGTGGGACGGCGGCGGGGTGGGGCCGTCGGCGGGCTCGTGGCGGGGGAGCCCGTTCGGGTAGGAGGTCCCGCCCGCGTACGAGGGGTCAGGGGGGCCGAAGGCGCCCAGGGCGGGCGCTCCGGCGGTGGAGGTCTTGGGAGGCGGGGAAGGGGCCGGGGGCGGCGCCGGCCGGTCCGGGCCGGTGGCGGACGTCTCCTCGGCCGCCGGGTTCCGCGTGGCGGCCGGTTCGGGTGCGGCAGCCGCCTCCGATGCGGCGGCCGGTTCGCGCGTAGCCGCCGGTTCGCGCGTAGCCGCCGGTTCGCGCGTAGCCGCCGGTTCGCGCGTAGCCGCCGGTTCGGCTGCCGTGACCGGCTCCGGATCCTCCGTTTCCGCCTCCAGATCGAGCAGCTCCACCGCCCGTCGGCTCACCCGCTCGACCAGCGCCCCCGGCAGCCAGCCGGACCGTACGAGCTCCGAGGCACCGGCCGCGGGCGCCAGCCGCCGGACGATCTGCTCCGGGGTGGGGCGGTCGGCGGGGTTCTTGGCGAGGCACGCGGTCACCAGAGCGCGCAGTTCGCCGGTGAGCCCTTCGCTGAGCCGGGGCTCGGTGTGGACCACCTTGTACAGCAGCGCCGCCGAGCTGTCGCCGGGGAAGGGGCCCCCACCGGTCGCCGCGTACGCCAGCACCGAGCCCAGCGAGAAGACGTCGGTCGGGCCGCCGACGTTCTCGCCGAGGATCTGCTCGGGCGACATATAGCCGGGCGAGCCGATGGATGCGCCGGTGGAGGTGAGCGACGCGGTGCCGTCGGTGGCCCGGGCGATCCCGAAGTCGATCAGCCGCGGCCCGTCGAGGGCCAGCAGCACGTTGGACGGCTTGACGTCACGGTGGACCAGACCCAGGGCGTGCACGGCGCCCAGCGCCTCCGCGAGCCCCGCCCCCAGTGCCCGTACCGACGCCTCGGGCAGCGGTCCCTCGTCGGATACGGCCCGGCTGAGCGAGGGGCCCGCCACATAGCCCGTGGCCACCCACGGAACGGGTGCCTCCGGGTCCGCGTCCAGCACCGGTGCGGTCCAGGAGCCACCGACCCGGCGGGCGGCCTCGACCTCACGCCGGAAGCGGGCGCGGAACTCCTCGTCCAGCGCGAAGTGCGCGTGCACCACCTTGACCGCGACCGTGCGCCCTCCGGCGCTGCGCGCCAGATAGACCCGGCCCATACCGCCCGATCCGAGCCGCCCGAGCAGCCGGTACGCGCCGATGACCCGCGGGTCGTCCGCTCCCAGCGGATCCATGGCGCCCCTCCCCCCTCGACGGCGCGGTCCAGCTTAGGCGGGAGCCGGGACGGCGGCCCAGCCCAGCCCCGGCCCCCGACCTCCGCGAACCTTCCGGATCCGCTTCGCCCGCT
This window contains:
- a CDS encoding serine/threonine-protein kinase, with product MDPLGADDPRVIGAYRLLGRLGSGGMGRVYLARSAGGRTVAVKVVHAHFALDEEFRARFRREVEAARRVGGSWTAPVLDADPEAPVPWVATGYVAGPSLSRAVSDEGPLPEASVRALGAGLAEALGAVHALGLVHRDVKPSNVLLALDGPRLIDFGIARATDGTASLTSTGASIGSPGYMSPEQILGENVGGPTDVFSLGSVLAYAATGGGPFPGDSSAALLYKVVHTEPRLSEGLTGELRALVTACLAKNPADRPTPEQIVRRLAPAAGASELVRSGWLPGALVERVSRRAVELLDLEAETEDPEPVTAAEPAATREPAATREPAATREPAATREPAAASEAAAAPEPAATRNPAAEETSATGPDRPAPPPAPSPPPKTSTAGAPALGAFGPPDPSYAGGTSYPNGLPRHEPADGPTPPPSHPAPAPPHPGPSAPAPPSPSPVPEQARSVALSASLGGRKRPKAVSCTLVLSVAGALAAATTAAVVFHVLPGSDKDAGAGSDRGDTRPDSPSRTPPGDGAGPGAVPKKFLGTWRGDLTSDSGIPVGTMTITFRQGRVGAQVASGRVTLSVLRCDSTWKLLSATSGELRLDAALKRDGPREGCSDGSTDERFVLVNGNTLRYRAKDKQAGDPSGTLRKLR